TGAATGTTGGATTTAGTGACCTCTATAAAATAACCAAAATTGCTATTATATTTTATTTTCAGTGACTTTATGCCGGTTTTCTTTTGCTCCTCGACTTCCATAGCCGTGAGCCAAGACCTGCTGTCATTTCCCAAAGATCTTAACCTATCTACTTCAGAATCAAAACCTTGCCTTATAAATCCACCGTTACTAATATCATTGGGCAGATCATCGGCCAACGCTTTGGACAAAAAGTCACTAAGATCGCCGCAATCATAGATTCCAGCATTCAATCTATCAATACCATCGCAGCTGATTGAATCCAATACGCTCTTGGTTTTTGGCAGCTGGAGCAGTGTGTTTCTCAGGGCCCCGAGTTCCCTTGGATTGCGCGTATGGTTTTGTAACCTGGTTAAAATTCTTTGAATATCACAAACGCAGGACATGATCTCTTGCAATCTAATGCATTCGGTTACATTGCCAAAAAATTTTTCCACACAGCCGTTCCGGAATTTTATTTCATCGATGTCCAGAGATGGCGTGATTAGATAATTTTCCAGCATTCGGGTACCCATCGAAGTCACAGTACCGTCGATGGCATTGATAAAAGATCCTTTCCTGATTCCACCGGAGGACCTGAAGATTTCGAGATTTTTTATTGTCGAACTGTCAATTACCAGATTTCTCTGCGGCACATATTCCTTTATCCAGGTAATATTTGTCGGCCGCTGCCTCAGGTTATCTGACACATATTTGAGCAGTGCTCCGGCCACGCCAATCGCCGGGTGATTGTCCTCTATCCCATAGCCGCGTAGATTCATAACCCCGAGGGTTTCGTTGATAAGTATTTGGCAGTTTTGCCGATCAAAATAGTAGATCGGGACGCAGGACAATAACCTGGCATTCAACAGCCAATCGAAGGTTTCCCTGTCTCCGGTGGGCAATGCATCGATCTTCATTTTAATCTGATCACTGGCAACTATCTCCTTAGGATTCAATGCGCTTATGACCGGAGCCATCTGGTCAATGTTTGATGCCGTGGCCATTTGGAATTCGCCGGTGGACACCTCCAGCCAGGCCAGATGAACTCGATGACTATCCAATTCCAAAGCAACTATATAACTATTTGTTTTGGCCTCAAGGTGACCCTCTTCTATGGTTGTTCCCGGGGTGAAAATTTTGGTTACCTCCCGCTGGACAATTTTCCCAGGCTTTGCTTCCTCCTTTTGGTCGCAGACAGCCACCTTATAATCTGCTGCCAGTAACTTACTTATGTATTGATCGGCGGCATGATGTGGCAGGCCGGCCATGGGTGTTAACTGTCTTTTAGTCAGGGTTAACCCAAGCACCCTGGATGCGATGATTGCCTGATCTCCAAAAAGCTCATAAAAATCACCCAACCTGAACAGCAATAACACGTCCTGTGGCAACTTACTTCTAATTTCTTGGTACTGTTTCATCATCGGTGTGCTCAGGCACAAACCAGAAGTATCCTTTTTCATGCTGCATGTATTATTACCATCCAATTTGCAAAAGTCAATTTACACCTTGGCCCATTGATCACAACATAAGTTGTTGCATCACATGGAAATATAACTATCATTCATTATTTTCTTGACGATTTTTCATATACCTAAGAGTTTAGGTAAGTAGATCAATCTAATGGATAGACAAAAATTTGGATATTTCCGTGGAATATTATGGTTCATTATGAGCCTGTTATGTTGTGTGACCAATGATTCCATTATGAAACACATGGGACTCAAATGTCATCCGTTACAAATAGTATTCATGCGATTTCTTTTTGGAGTTATCACATTGCTGCCCTTCGTGTTAAGAGACTCGTTGAAGTCTATCAAAACCAGCAGGCCGCTGGCTCATATCATCCGCGGACTTGTTCTGTTTTCCAGCATCACCCTGTGGTGCTCTGGACTAAAATCCATTCCGCTTAACGTGGTTTCTTTGATCAACTTTACAACTCCGATGTTCACGTTGATTTTTGCAGCTATCATGTTGAAAGAGAACATTGGGTGGACCCGGTGGATAGCCACACTGTGCGGCTTCATTGGCGTTGGCATAGTTATTGGCCCAGGCACGTCGAGTTTTCCTGTGGTTGGCGCATTGATACTGCTTCTAGGCGCTTCCATGTTCGCCCTATTGGACATCATAAACAAAATGCTGGTTTCGAAGGAAAGCATCCTGGCGTCGATGTTTTACACAGCCATCATAACCATGGCGCTGTCGGCTGTACCTGCAATCATTCTCTGGGAACCACTTAGCATCTACCAATTTGGTCTGTTTTTCCTGCTGGGAATGAGTTCAAATTTTTTGCTGTTCTGTATATTAAAATCCTTCTCCCTCGTGGATGTGTCCGCCGTGGCACCGTTCAGGTACTTTGAATTGATTTTTGCGTGCCTATTTGGCTATGTCCTTTTTGGAGAAGTTGTTACTGCAAAAACAATACTAGGTGCCGCCATAATAGTGCCCAACGCATTTTATCTGATGATAAGAGAAGTTTCCGGCGACTCCAACAAAGTTTATAACAATAAAAAAAAGGCCTCTTGCTGTCAAGCGGTTTGATCCGATGGTGTATCTTTCATGGACGGGAATAAACTAGACCATTTTCCAAATTCAGAAATATTTTTTGCAACAGCCAAGAGTCTTGCAGGCAAAGCCGTCGGAATTGTCGGCCACACACGACCAGATGGCGATTGTATTGGTTCACAGGTGGCTATGGCAGAAATACTAACATCATTTGGAGCCAATCCTGTGCTTATAAATGAAACACCAAAAATTTCCGATAATTTGAGACAGTTTCTTGGTAATTACCAGATAAACTCTCCCAAGGACGGCATCGTTGACGAATACATATTTGTGGATTGTGGTACCGTATCTCGAGGTGGTATATTTACTAATAATTTACCAAAAAAGCCGATAATGTCCATCGATCACCATATGGGCAATGATCTTTTTGCAGATAATAATTTCGTGTTTAGCCATGCGGTGGCGGCCAGTGAAATCATCGCAGACTATGCCTATCAATCTGGATTCCCAGTCACAAAAGCCATGGCCAGGGCACTCTATGTCGGTATCGTAACCGATACAGGGAAATTTAGTTATACGTTTACTGTGGCCAGAACGCTACAGCTTGGCGCACAGCTTATCTGTGACGGAGCCAACCCCAACGAAATTTTCCGGACAATTTACCAAAACGAATCAAGGGAAAAATTTGCACTGATACAAAGATTCATCCAATCCTTCAGATTTTTGGCCGACGGCAAGATATGTATAGGTATCATTCGCGACGAAGATTTTCTAACCACCGGCACCACCATGGACGATACGGAAGGCATGGTTAATCTTCCACGATCGATCAAGGACGTGGTGATAGCAGTTATCGTGCAAATACTTAATGGTCGCATAAAGATCAGCATGCGTACGGATATTCCGGAAATGAGGCTCGACCTATTGGCTGCAAAATTTGGCGGCGGTGGTCATGCCTGTGCAGCAACTTTTTCAACCAATGGCGCAGAAAATAAAATCCTGCCGAATCTAATAAATGAATTGCAAGAACAGCTAAAGTTGTTCACTCAAACCAATAATGGCAGGTCAACAGGAATTTAATGGGGTATTGCTTGTAGATAAACCTCTAGGATTGACTTCGCACGACGTGGTGGATAGGTTGCGTAGGAAGTTGGCTATGAAGAGGATTGGACACGCCGGTACCCTGGATCCCATCGCCACCGGACTTCTGGTGATACTGCTCGGCACAGCGACAAAAATTTCCCAACTCATCACAAATTGCGACAAAACCTATCTGGGAGAAATGCTCCTCGGCGTAACCACCGATACCCAGGATGCCCAGGGAACCATAATTGGGACAAAAGATGTGCCGGAATTACCCCTGAAAGACCTGGAAATGGCAATGCATGCCTTTCTCGGCGAACAACATCAGATACCACCCATGTTTTCTGCAAAAAAAATAAACGGCACGCCACTGTACAAATTAGCCAGAAAAGGCCAACAGGTCGAAAGAAGCCCAAGACTAGTCAACGTATCAGAATTTGATC
The nucleotide sequence above comes from Puniceicoccales bacterium. Encoded proteins:
- the mutS gene encoding DNA mismatch repair protein MutS: MKKDTSGLCLSTPMMKQYQEIRSKLPQDVLLLFRLGDFYELFGDQAIIASRVLGLTLTKRQLTPMAGLPHHAADQYISKLLAADYKVAVCDQKEEAKPGKIVQREVTKIFTPGTTIEEGHLEAKTNSYIVALELDSHRVHLAWLEVSTGEFQMATASNIDQMAPVISALNPKEIVASDQIKMKIDALPTGDRETFDWLLNARLLSCVPIYYFDRQNCQILINETLGVMNLRGYGIEDNHPAIGVAGALLKYVSDNLRQRPTNITWIKEYVPQRNLVIDSSTIKNLEIFRSSGGIRKGSFINAIDGTVTSMGTRMLENYLITPSLDIDEIKFRNGCVEKFFGNVTECIRLQEIMSCVCDIQRILTRLQNHTRNPRELGALRNTLLQLPKTKSVLDSISCDGIDRLNAGIYDCGDLSDFLSKALADDLPNDISNGGFIRQGFDSEVDRLRSLGNDSRSWLTAMEVEEQKKTGIKSLKIKYNSNFGYFIEVTKSNIQLVPDRYIRRQTTVGAERYITHELRDKEREILSAEEKLIERENFLFMEIVKKILARSSEFFSIAKSIAEIDVFCGWATIAREYGYCKPNLVIGDEIDIKNGRHPVIEQMLKRSNLAIADGRSFVPNDCYLSSSTNQIALITGPNMSGKSTYIRQVALIVLMAQIGHWVPADSCKIGMIDRIFSRIGASDDLSRGSSTFMVEMNETANIINNATTQSLIVLDEIGRGTSTYDGLSIAWAVVEHLHRGSQAGPKTLFATHYHELTKLSESLPRLSNYFVAVKEWNDEIIFLKRVMKGCSDRSYGIQVARLAGIPGSVVARAKEILTMLETEGSISGRSLKSRKSSGQNDYNDEQLRLL
- a CDS encoding DMT family transporter, with the protein product MDRQKFGYFRGILWFIMSLLCCVTNDSIMKHMGLKCHPLQIVFMRFLFGVITLLPFVLRDSLKSIKTSRPLAHIIRGLVLFSSITLWCSGLKSIPLNVVSLINFTTPMFTLIFAAIMLKENIGWTRWIATLCGFIGVGIVIGPGTSSFPVVGALILLLGASMFALLDIINKMLVSKESILASMFYTAIITMALSAVPAIILWEPLSIYQFGLFFLLGMSSNFLLFCILKSFSLVDVSAVAPFRYFELIFACLFGYVLFGEVVTAKTILGAAIIVPNAFYLMIREVSGDSNKVYNNKKKASCCQAV
- a CDS encoding bifunctional oligoribonuclease/PAP phosphatase NrnA, which gives rise to MDGNKLDHFPNSEIFFATAKSLAGKAVGIVGHTRPDGDCIGSQVAMAEILTSFGANPVLINETPKISDNLRQFLGNYQINSPKDGIVDEYIFVDCGTVSRGGIFTNNLPKKPIMSIDHHMGNDLFADNNFVFSHAVAASEIIADYAYQSGFPVTKAMARALYVGIVTDTGKFSYTFTVARTLQLGAQLICDGANPNEIFRTIYQNESREKFALIQRFIQSFRFLADGKICIGIIRDEDFLTTGTTMDDTEGMVNLPRSIKDVVIAVIVQILNGRIKISMRTDIPEMRLDLLAAKFGGGGHACAATFSTNGAENKILPNLINELQEQLKLFTQTNNGRSTGI
- the truB gene encoding tRNA pseudouridine(55) synthase TruB; its protein translation is MAGQQEFNGVLLVDKPLGLTSHDVVDRLRRKLAMKRIGHAGTLDPIATGLLVILLGTATKISQLITNCDKTYLGEMLLGVTTDTQDAQGTIIGTKDVPELPLKDLEMAMHAFLGEQHQIPPMFSAKKINGTPLYKLARKGQQVERSPRLVNVSEFDLVTFTPPRVGFRLSCSKGTYVRTILNDVGQLLGYGAHMTKLTRTRVGTLTLENATNLDDIMAMPSEEIAKLILAVTNVV